ATTATTTCTGACAAGTTACCAGCATCTCATTTTATGTTCTTTCTTGTGCCAAGTTGACTTAAAATGCGCCTTTTATGTGTCCGAGGAAGCATTCCTCTCATGCTGTCCCTTTTATTTTTCGTAGTAGTTTCTTGTTTCACTCTCTTCAGAAATTTAACCCTTCGCAGAGAATAAAAGAATTACAAGCTAAAGAGCCATCCGCTGAAGGTAAGATGCTGCGGTTAAGCGTTGAGGCTGGTGGATGTTCTGGGTTCCAGTATTCTTTCTCTCTCGATGACAAGAAAAACTCAGATGACAGGCAAGTCATTTTATTTTGATTGAGTTTCTAGATTTCTGTGTTTGATAAAAGAAGTTTCTAGATTTTCGTTCACTCACTTACTCCTTTAAAATTCATTGTGGAGCCTGTGAATTTATTGTGCACTACAACTCTCACCACAGTTTTCTTTCACTTTTTCCTTAATAATTGTTTCATTTACTTGTAGGATCTTTGAGACTGATGGCGTTAAATTGGTTGTGGATGGCATTTCATATGACTTTGTGAAAGGTGCCACTGTAGATTACGAGGAGGAGCTTATACGTTCAGCATTTGTGGTTAGCTCGAAACTTTGGTTCTTTATTTTTTCCAGATATTTTCTGCAAACTAGACTAGTTAGTTCTAAATATACTGGAATCTTAAATGTCCTTCTACCTCTTCtttttaaaaatatatttcactcAAGAACTCCATTCAGTTCATGCGCATAtacctttggtaggtgatacaaTAGAGAATTATAATGCTGGAAGAATGTTCAACTGAATACCAGCCACCTGAAGATGGATTTTGGAAATACTATTGACTTGGTCTTTCTTTTTTGTTAAAGTAAACTGAAATACAGATATACAAAATTCTATGTTTGTTTCTTATTCCTCTATGATCCTCTGTACCTCATAGAATAATTTTGGTGCCTTTTCCTtactaccccccccccccttccccaGCTCATTCCCTAAGGCAGGAAACAAAGAGTAGAAAATTATGGTGTCTTAACGGATAGTCTTTATTAAATTTTAAATATGAATCTTGCCAGGTCATGTCTTGCTTTAGCTTTTCCACATGCCACTGTTCACAGTTGACATCTGCGAACAAGCAACTTTACTTGCTTAGCTGCATCATTGCACATCTCCTTGTATTGTATTCTGGTTATCTTGCTGCTACTCGTTTGAGACCCTTCTGGAAGTAAGGGGAAGCATCAGAACAAAATGATTCAGGAGGTGTGAATTGAAGGTATTGCTTACCTGACTTCACATGACTGAGAGAGCCACTCAAGCCAACACTTGTCAGGCATTAAAATCACCCATTCTATGTGTGGCCATCAAGTAAGAAACTAACCAATTCATGGCAGAGGCCAAGCAAACTACCTCGCTGTTCAATATTTGGTAGCCTGGTTGCTGGTGCCCATGTGCATCTAGCCACCATGACCAGCAATTCGCCTGCATTGCCTAGGTGCTGCACAAATAGATTCAGGGTCAAAGCCACGTTCCACGACCCCAGAACATTGCCCCAATTTGGGGGTCAAAAGTGAACAGGGTTGATATCCTGATGCTGGTTGGGTAAGATGCGCGAGGCAGGCTGTGGCAAAGAGGACCTGTAGTCACCAGCACTGGATTGAACACACGTCCTGGGGCGCAAGGGCAGACAAAGAGAATAGGGAGAGCAACCTAGCTGATCTGCAGCATATCCTATCTCATCAATGCAGCTTAGCTGAGGTCACATTCCATGTTACAAACTAGTGTCCAGATAACATTTCCCCTGTAACTAACAATTTTGGACACCAGCCATCCATGTCCCTTGAACTGGATGGTGACTAGCAGGTGAatcccccaccccaccccaccccaccccaccaCACCAAAACACTGGCAGTGGTGAGGGGTTGGTGTGGGTTGGATGTTCCTCGGCTTTGTGGAATGTTGTTCCCCTCTACACCTGCTTGAAATATAGAGAGCATGCATTTTCATCAGGAGCTCTGTTTCATCACTGGCTAGCTGCTGTAGTTTATGGTTCTTTCTTTTCATTGTGAAATGCTGTTTTCGTGCTGCTGCTTCTGCTTGTAAACGATGGCAAAATAGTTTATTTGCTAATGTGTGGACAGAAGATTCTTGAACTAGACTTTTTCAATACATAATGGCTGAGCCTTATTTTCAAGCCTTGAAGTCTCAGAGAACTTCAGAGATGAAGGAATTGTTTCATCTTTTAGGGATTTCATGTTTGGCCCTGTCACCTTACTCAGCACATATGTTTTGTGTGGTTCCACTTCCTACTTTTGATACTTTCATGCTACACATTCTGAACGTATGCTAAAAAAACGATTAAAGAAATCTGTATGACTGTTGTAAACTTCAACTTGAGAACATCTTTTATTCTGTAAGTTCTGTTATGACTTATACGTGCCTTTAAATACGCAGGTCTCTACAAATCCTAGTGCTGTTGGGGGCTGCAGCTGCAAGAGTTCTTTCATGGTCAAATAGCTGCACTTTATTTAGCTTGAAGACCGGAAATAGCATTTTGTAACGAAATATACCTTTTAGATACTGGGGGCACTTCGATTTTTGGTAGTTCTGAAGATGTTTCATTATGGGTTTTGTTAGTGTTAGAGATATCATCACAAACAGCCTGATCCTATTTGTATGGCTCTACCTTGATGACAAATTTATGTACATGTAATCATCTGACTTTTTACGGTTATTTTTGTATTGCTTTATTACAAAATGCTAAATAAGATGAACAGTCACTTGTTTTTGTACTGATATGATTGAATATATTTGAGAACTGAATATATTTGAGAACTTTTGATTATCGATCTTCAACAATTCTCCCTATATTTCCACATGACCACATGCTTTCAGAATTTTAACAACGGTGGTACAATACCACTAATTTCCCCATAGTATCTCCGTGTCCTAGTCTGTGTTCCTACGGAAACAAGGAGTCATGATCATTTTCAGGCACTTTTCAGTCTTTTCCTTGTGTGAGAATTGAAATACTGAGATGCCAAGATGTGCCATGTAGTTAATTGTTTCATTTTGAAGTAATTTGTGCTATTGATTCATCTGTAACAGTATGCAAAGTTGTGATTATATTGCGCCATCGTATTTCATAGTGCTAACGGTCATGTTGATTAGGATAATAACGGGATATTTAACTATTTATCATCTTTATATCATTTAAAAGCTATTTTATAACAGTTTCTACAGATTTGCCGCTCCTATTCACGCGCGTATAATTATTTGCCAATTTTGCGGATGTGGCATGCTAAGTCAACCCTTCAACGTGAATAGGGCACGTGAAAAGATCTTCGTGCTCCTACCTTAATCTTTTACCGCCCTCGGACTCCTGACCTGTGGCAGaatcaacctgaattataccgactcaagtacgcgagtcctcacgcaagggctacctcgtacttcaaacggtataaaaccattggtctgtcgggtaacgtcccgataaaccaccgaactcaggatccaacaaggtacctcacacgaaggtgagtccagagatacaatgctaaaatatcttacaccacaggcagttacattacaacagtgtacaaaacatcattagctcccacagaagagagattattacaagacaggtttttgtttttagtcaaagcagcggaattttgaacagcgtagccattatacacgtcgtctttacagatattatgctagccctggcataatatcactcggcggaatcagtgttggccggggacggatcccattccacggaccaaccatcaggcaaagggtagggccacggagtaatgaaagctggctcatcagggagattacctggattaaatcaacaaaagcaaggctgagtatactaatactcagcaagacttacccggaattgggtataccttagcccataactagactcatgatggcttttagctttgggtagggttttcagctgaaaagcaacaaagaatagatccttaatttcagcttttaactttcagattctagttgattaaccattctaggtaagcacctataactagtcaaacatggtagaatctttattcaaacatcatcttagataatcacataattactcttattactctatgtggtaaagggaataagcagtctcatacatcgtgagaggcggacgattctgaatcgagattcaacccttgcaaggtaaacctaacacacacgcttggaacaccacagagttgttccaagcaaccgtttgcctttcattccaactcgtggatcagggccaccacaagcgactgcaggtcatacgcacttccaaagtgcaggaagtacgtctgtagcgcgactacaaaacccgtactcctggttgcccagcaacacatatgcctacacgtcgaacaaagtaaccaaaagaagcaaatacatgtggtggggggtatgtccactcctcgggccgatcggttactaggcttaccgcttaccatatttcacggtatgtggctagtactttcaaacgcttaaccaccgctaccacacaccgcgaccttatcaagttccacaacacagacggggtatcatcttgaccatgatacctcacaaactcccgtccggtatccttatagtgataacaggaatgtaaacatttcaattcctatatcgcgcgagtgacaggaaatcactcgacttctaccggtcctataagcagagcagctagtcggactcatgTTCTAgtgtgcaatacattggttcctggaataatgcaactaaggtttccaaacaactcctaagaacctaatgcataaagatatatataaataatataggttgcagtgtaataaagtaggggttatgtccggggcttgccttcgttggtagagttggggttagtcaaactattttcttccgaaccttggttcggggcttcagagaaatccgcgacgagagtcccggggtcttcaggataaccttcttcttgttccgggatcagctgataatccccgtcggcgagagtggtcgattctacatgatatgcaaaatgaagtttaatggatgcatatatttgtagttcagttcacgataaagttgcaatctaaataaagggCATTACATATtgacaatcaacttaactaccctgcactgggcagtcatttatcgagtactaactaaactaactagtcccGTTAGGCAACcaggtgggttaccctaaacatccaactaactacattagTTAGCATATCTGATTATCTCAAGTAACACTACATACACTTAGTAATCTccatttattagctaaacattgtaattaatttttggttattatttaattatggttaaccttgaattaattaaccaaatcttgaattaagaaaaataattagtacttatgaaaattatcatagttgggttttattgaaattttactctaaaggaactaagccacaaaattaagcaagattataattggaattttcaagatataattataattggagttttacactaaaactagagttcagaatttaagaacatcatgaattactcaagattaatagtccagaaaagtttcataatttttcatgtataacaattttatttatgaattacctttgaatttaagtttgaaatttataactcaagttatattaggtttctgtttctcaaatttttatcttcaattactcctgttgtaacaaagctaagataaatttttcagccctaaatatgaagggacacatttggaattaaattaagtaacttttatcaacatataacaaaaagtactcgaaacctaaggaaatgaacagtaaagtactcgaactttttacacagtgctatacatagcacctacaatctgtgatccaaatttcagctttaacacatgcctacaacatgaaatacaattaaaacacttattttctaatatttaatctacatcagaaaatatacacctactgctcaaacttcctaaacaaaagtagtcgaatttgacttaaggattccaacaaaatttagtttgcatttttatgatttttcctcgaatagatacagaatttctaatttgacagcctaatttacacaaagaggtccttggttactattcctctgagtctattcctttgcacaaaaccccttgaagttctatttcttctaacccgaagcccttggTCTGGGAACCGAGACAGAGCAAGGTGAGgtggccatgttccggcgacggcggtcaccggcggcgaggtccaagtgcaggaatcgggtccggagcttactgtggtctcgatgcgctacgtgtcgtggacggggatggccggaacagtggtgttcgacttgagcccgaagtgacggcggaggggtcaccgtcgactgcggagctccggtggcgaatgTCGGCAagtaacctgcgcacgagcaccagtgagtcgtggggaacgtgtacgtgccatcaattggatgaaatcaTGATGGATCGAGGgaattcgacggagaccgatgcggcggcggcgaggaagaacgccggcgagcgtcgggaaggcactgtgatgcaccagagggtcaatggatgggtcgtacagcttcagggtgatgatgtggtgctgtttatgggGTTGTGGGGGCTCGGGACTGCatgagtggtgctgcccacggtgaggccgagggcggcggcggatggtgatcgtcggcgacgaggtttcagtggaaattggagtGCCACGAATGggcgaggagcaccagtggatgacgggaaagcttgtgcaggtgttggttgaggcggaggaggtccggtgtgggctgcccacgggcgtaccgtgcgcggccggagtggaaggggatgacggcggcggaatgcagctcgggtactggaaattggacactgggagtagcagaacagaacgtaagtgttgatgtggtgctgctgcgtgcGAGAAGGAGAAagttaaggcaccggggtggcctgtccacggtgaccaggatgtggcggccggcgaacagttcggggacgtcgtggcgtgcgtgggagaagccaccagggaagaggaaaggggtcgggatcgaagggaaacgacgtgtggagggtgtagcagctggaggtggagctctggaggtctgcgccggcggtgagcggcggtggcagggcggaacagaagggaagcggcggtggtcagaggaggaagaaagcagacaggagtcagaaggactcgtttgtaaatcccaaaaagtctagggactcctctgtaaactaaaaattcccaatgatacaaaatcctaatgagaaaaatgtctaaagcaaagttgtagagaatttcaaatcctacaataatgctttagagctcgagttcaaaatctcaaagggtactattttattttgaacttttgaacacaacttaaattataaactttatgtgttaatttaaacaaaatgctctaatgtttggggtctcttggtaagtttttctgcagtaatcatgactagctctttttacactttagtccttaggtaaaactaagttttatttttatctttttaccatttcacatgtaagtccttatatctttgtattaattacataaaggtccttaatttcatataaagtctattcccctttgtgtttatttaacttttgatcttttcttttctatagccatctgaaatttgacacttaagaacattttcacatacttgcacatgagaagttataaaactcataatttacaaatatacccttattgctttgtacaacttgtatacactataacatgcttacatattatatacccaaacttagtatctaattgtctaactacctggatatcacatgACCCCTCCCCAATTGCACTCCCTCCCCCACTTCCACTCCTCCCTCACCCGAGCTTCATGGAACCCTAGCTGTCCTCATCCGATAGAGATTTGGATTGAAGATAAGATCATACATTTCCATCATTCAATTGACTCTTAGAGTTTGGGGAGATCGGCACTGGGAGATTTGGAATCTAAAGTGTTTTTGCTTTGAATGGTAGGCTCGAGATGTTAGGTGCTTGTAGCGGGCAAGGGTGGATGTTAGGTGCTTGTAGCGGGCAAGAATGGATGTTAGGTGCTTGTAGCGGGCAAGGGTGGAGCCTAGTGATTATCCTCCTTGGTAAGTTTGTGCAACATCTCTTAACTGCCGCTATTCAGTGTAGTTGCCTTCCCATTGGGGTTGGAATTTTGTAACTCCACAATGTTTGTACGTTCATGATTGTGCCAGGATTGATCCAGGCAATGCCTTTAGACTAGTTGTTAAGTGCGAAAAATTTAAGGCGAATCTAGAATATGTTTTTAGACATGGATGAGCGTTGGCATGATTTGTGGGTGGATAGAAGCAGTGGATACAATCTTGAAAATTCTGTTAATGATATGGCTAGCTAGATAATCTGGGGGTGGAGTAGGAGGGAGGGGGCAGTTAAACTCTTTCAGTGTGGTCTGTAGATACTAACAGTGTTGTTGAATGGAAGATTAGAAAAAAATAAGCACTATGAGATGATGATTCAGCCTAGATTGAATGAGAGAGTGGCTAATCTTGTGGTTGAAGTAGTTGATAAGGATGGCTACCAACAGATGCAAAATAGTACTAGGTCAGTAGGCACTTCTGGTGTGACAAGTGCAGCAGCCGGTAGATTTTCCTCCATATGCTGAAGGTGCAGGTGACACATTCACATCCCAAGAAGAGTTTCAGCAGACAGATTTTCTTGTGGACTGGAGTACTCTGACAATCATTCATGAGGTTAACCAAGATGGTGAAACTCATGCTATAGTGGATGAGGATAGAGTATTTGAGGCTATATGGGTTTTAAAGCAGTAGATGAGAGAGCAGAAGAAGCAGTTAGAGCAGCAGCTACCATTCCAGTCATTCCTCCAGAGATTCAGCAAGATATGAATGAGTGTTGACGGCCATTGAATCACTCTTTGTCCGTCAACTTCTTGAAAATAAATAGAGCTTTACATCATGTTCCATACATAATTTGCTTATTTCTAATaagttccacaagttttggatGAGTTGTGAATGCAGGAACATGTGGACCAAAAATAAGGCAAAATGGGGAAAAACCTAGACTGACCGGCCTCCCCTAGGACAGCAGGCCTGACACTGAATCCAATTGCCATGTCATTGATCCAGGAGCGAGGAAAAATACTTACCTTGATCCTGAACCATGCACTTCAAGTTGGTTTGATCCAATGACCCGAAAGGCTTCACCCATGGATTGAAGGACCCACCTGCATGCCAGACTCGGGCAAATCCCTGAGATGCCACTTCCACCGACACCAGGAGCTCATCAGAACCGTCCAGGAGAAAGGCGGCGCCACGTGGCCACAATTCCAAGCCGGCCAGCCTAGATGAGGCCGGCCTGCTCAGGATTGACGCAACCGCCGTAACCGCTTCACCGACTTCATCCACCGACCTCCTACACTATAAATAGATGGGCACCTCAGCTTGTATAACACACACCAAGGAGTTCTCTACTCATTTTCACTTTCTAGAGTTAGGTTTAGTAGTCTAGGAGTTAGAGTCAAGTCGAGCTTGTCTCGGGATTCCGGAGTCGTCATCGGAAGTCTGGTATAAGCTCTTGTATCTTTCCCTTTGATATTTATCAATACAAGTTATTTTCAATATCTTTTCGAGTCAGCTTTACTCTACGCATTTATTTATCTTTCCAAGTTATCCAACTTGTGTGCGGAAGTTCTTTCCTCTAGCTTAGGCTTTGTTATCTATCTTGTTTATCGGGATCTTACCTTGCAGGTTTTCTCGCCCGGACTAGGGGGCTCAAGTCAGTTCCCTAGGTTGAGGGGGATTTCTCTTGATGGCCTCAAGATAAATCCTAATGCCGAGTGCATACATGGTGTCTGACTTAGTGTTAGCTAGGAAGTGTGTTCCACCCTACGGAACAgtgtggtaggcggcaggtggtgatagccctgtccGTCCCTTGTAGTCCACCATGTTCGGGTGTTTCCATAGCAGTAGTCGCAGGTTgccgttggactcccctctcatCCCTTTTTGcagtccttcctcttccagccACCGAAGTAAGCTCTAGGTTCCCGATAGCTAGTTAGAAGCAAGGTTTAGTCTAGTGAGGCTAGCTCAATAGTTTAGAAGTGTTTTAGGAGTCTTTCTCGCTCGTTGTCCTCCCAACTGCTTACCGCTCTAAGGTTTAGAGTCTCCTGTGTTAGACAGTCGTCGCTGGCCATTTATCCTATCTTATCATATCTGGCTTACCCCCACTAAGTTAGTCGGTTGATATCTTTGGTAAAGGTTATCACTCGATTCTTCGAAACTCTTTAACCAtaatgtcggtgttttaccgcctgcccaccgaggggtaggGCTGGAAAAAAAGCTCGCGGCTCGAAGCTCGGCTCGGGCTcggagcggctcggctcggctcggagcGGCTCGCGAGCCTggaacgagccgagccgagcctcttTTCTGGGCTCGCAAAaacgccgagccgagccgagccggctcgctccggctcgcgagccggctcgcgagctGAGGCCAAACCTCCAAGTGCCCAACCCAGCAGCCAGCCCAAAAGGTCAAAGCCCATTAGGCATTAGCTAAACGCCTAAACCCTAACTTCCCTTCCCATTTCTCAATCTGTGATGCAATAAAAGTTGTTAAACACTTTATGCATTTTTTTTCTTACTGTTAAACACTTGATGTCTTGATCCGTGAATCTGTGATGCAATAAAAGTTGTGGCTCGCGAGCTGGCTCGAGCCGGCTCCGAGCCgataacgagccgagccgagcctcttCCACCAGCTCGTGAAATTACCGAgccgagccaggctcggctcgCTAGATGACCGAGCCaaggcgagccgagccgagcctggctcggctcggctcgtttccagccctaccgaggggtatacccgaggtggtgagttttaggtagggtgtcgccgag
The Panicum hallii strain FIL2 chromosome 6, PHallii_v3.1, whole genome shotgun sequence genome window above contains:
- the LOC112896249 gene encoding iron-sulfur assembly protein IscA-like 2, mitochondrial isoform X1 — protein: MASSSSRPLLRRLAALAGGRVRANHRLLSSSPSAVSAERAAQSPAEPEAVRMTEGCVRKFNPSQRIKELQAKEPSAEGKMLRLSVEAGGCSGFQYSFSLDDKKNSDDRIFETDGVKLVVDGISYDFVKGATVDYEEELIRSAFVVSTNPSAVGGCSCKSSFMVK
- the LOC112896249 gene encoding iron-sulfur assembly protein IscA-like 2, mitochondrial isoform X2; the encoded protein is MASSSSRPLLRRLAALAGGRVRANHRLLSSSPSAVSAERAAQSPAEPEAVRMTEGCVRRIKELQAKEPSAEGKMLRLSVEAGGCSGFQYSFSLDDKKNSDDRIFETDGVKLVVDGISYDFVKGATVDYEEELIRSAFVVSTNPSAVGGCSCKSSFMVK